The genomic DNA CGCTGAAGTGGAACCACTGGGCCGGCTTCGCGCTGATCGCGGTGGCGGCGTGGCTGATCTTCCTCGAGACCTGAGGTGCGGCATCAGAAGCGGATGCGGCCGATCAGGATGTCCTTGAACATCACCCAGTCCCCGAGGAACGAATACAGCGGATGCCGGAAGGTGGCGGGCCGGTTCTTCTCGAAGAAGAAGTGCCCGACCCAGGCGAATCCGTAACCGCACACCAGTGCCGCGAGCAGCCACCACGCATTGCGTTGCCAGGCGGCAGTGGCCAGCAGCACGAGCACGCCACAGCTGCCGATGAAATGCAGTCGTCGCGAGACCGGGTGCGCGTGCTCGCCCAGATAGAACGGGTAGAACTCGCGGAAACTGGCGAAGCGCGACATGGGATGTCTCCGTGCTCGAAGGTCGTACTGGCGATGATGCCCAGCCGCCCCGCCTGCCACAACGCGTCGGGCGATGCGATTGCGGCCGCCCACTCGAGGCAGGCGCGGCGATCTCCGCTGCGCGCCTCAGGTCCCGGGCGTTTCCCCGGCCTTGACCCGCGCCCACAGCGACTCCCGCTCATCGAGCGTGCGCTGCTCCAGTGGCCGTCCTTCGCCGGCAGCGATCGCTTCCATGGCGCGGAACCGGCGTTCGAACTTCAGGTTCGCCCCGCGCAACGCGCGGCCGACATCGACGCGGGCATGCCGCGCAAGGTTCGCGGCCACGAACAGCACGTCGCCGAGTTCCGCCTCCAGCCGCGCCTGCGCCGCCGGGTCATGATCATCGGCGGCGACCGCGGCGAATTCCGCCTCGACCTCGTCGAGTTCCTCGCGCAGCTTGGCGATCACCGGCGCGGGACCGGGCCAGTCGAAGCCGGTGCGCGCCGCGCGCTGCTGCAGCTTGGATGCGCGCACCCATTCCGGCAGCCCGCCGGAGATGCCTGCGAGCGCGGAGTCGTCGTGCTCGCCCCTGCCTGCGCGCTCCTCGCGCTTGATGGCCTCCCAGCTGCGCGCCACCGCGTCGGCGTCGTCGCGATCGGCATCGCCGAACACGTGCGGATGGCGGCGCACCATCTTGTCGCAGATCGCGCCCACCACGTCCGCGAACGCGAAGTCGCCGGCCTCTTCGGCCATGCGCGCATGGAACACCACCTGCAGCAGCAGGTCGCCGAGTTCATCCCTGAGCGCGGGCATGTCCGCGCGCGCGATCGCGTCGGCCACCTCGTAGGCCTCCTCGATCGTGTAGGGCGCAATGCTGGCGAAGTCCTGCGCGAGATCCCACGGGCAGCCGCTCCCGGGATCGCGCAGCCGCGCCATGATGTCGATGAGTTCACCGATGTCGCGTTCGTCTGCCACTGCTGGCTCCCTGGAGTGGTGTGATGTCGCCCGGGCCGCGGATCAGCGGATAAACGCGATCAGGCCGGTCGTCAGCCGTCGAGCCATGCACGCCATGGCAGGTCGGGATCGCCCAACGCGATGAAATCGCCATTGAGCAGGGTGTCGCGCTGGTTGTAGCGGAACGGCCTGCCCTGCGGATCCACGACCAGGCCGCCCGCACCCTCGAGGATCGCCTGACCCGCCGCGGTGTCCCACTCGCTGGTCGGGCCGAAGCGCGGATAGACATCCATGCGCCCTTCGGCAAGCCGGCAGAACTTCAGCGAAGACCCCAGCCCGATGGCCTCGGTCCTGCCGATGCGCGCCATCAGCGCGCTGGTGCGCCCGTCGCGGTGCGAGCGGCTTGCGGCCACGCGCAGCGGTGCAAGGGCAGGCCGGCGCACTTCGATCGCGCGCTCGCTGCGCCCCTCCCGCAGCCAGGCCCCGTGCCCGGGCGCGCCGAACCAGAGCGCCCCCGTCACCGGTTGCTGGATCACACCGAAGGTGGCGACGCCGTGCTCGATGAGCGCGATGTTGACGGTGAACTCGCCATTGCGCTTGACGAACTCGCGGGTACCGTCGAGCGGATCCACCAGCCAGTAACGCGACCAGCCATGGCGCTGCGCGGTCGACACCTGGTCGGCGCACTCCTCCGACAGCACCGGCACGTCGGGCGTCAGCGCCCGCAGTCCATCGACGATGCGGTGGTGGGCGGCCAGGTCGGCGGCGGTCACCGGCGAAGCGTCGGCCTTGTGCTCGACCTCGAAGGCCCCGGCATACACCGCGAGGATGGCGGCGGCGGCCTCGTGCGCGATCGCGATCACGCCCTCGCGCAGCGTCTCATCCACGTGCATGGCGGCGCAGGTGCTCGCGGGCGATGAACAGCGCGGCGATCGAGCGGCCTTCCGAACAGTCGTCGCGCACCACCAGTTCGGCGAGCGCGTCGAGTTTCCACGGCACCACGTCGAGTTCTTCCGGCTCGTCCCCCGGCAGGCGCTCGGGATAGAGGTCGCGCGCGAGCACCACGTGGGTCTGGTGGCTCATGTAGGTGGGCGCCAGCGTCAGCGTGCGCAGCACTTCGAGGCGACGCGCGCCGTAACCGGCTTCCTCCTTGAGCTCGCGGTCGGCAGCCTGCAGCGGGGTCTCGCCCGCATCGATGCGGCCCTTCACCAGGCCGAGCTCGTAGCGGTGCAGGCCGGCGGCGTATTCGCGCACCAGCAGCACGGTGTCGTCGTCGAGCATCGGCACCACCGCCACCGCGCCATGGCCGCGGCCGTGCAGCCGTTCGTAGTGGCGGCGTTCGCCATTGGAGAACTCGAGGTCGAGGCGCTCGAGCCGGTAGGGGCCCGCGTCATGCTCGGTGATGTCATGGATGACCGGCAGGCGGCGCGTCATCGACGGCATCCGGCGGGCGGGAAGGCGATAATGCGGGCATGTCCACGAAGCATCACGATCCCGCCATTCTAGCCGAGGCCGACGCCTGGCGTTCCCGCGACCTCGCCGTGCTGTGGCATCCGTGCACGCAGATGCGCGAGCACCCCGACACCCTGCCGCTGCTGCCGGTTGCGCGCGGCGACGGCGCGTGGCTGGTCGGGCCGGACGGGCGGCGCACCCTCGATGCGGTGTCGAGCTGGTGGGTGAACCTGTTCGGTCATGCCGAGCCGCGCATCGCCGGGGCGATCGCGCGGCAGGCGCATACGCTCGAGCAGGTGATCCTTGCCGGTTGTTCGCACATGCCGGCGGTGGAACTGGCCGAACGCCTGCTGGCGCTGGCGCCGCGACAGGCCGGACGCGCCCCGCTGTCGAAGGTCTTCTACGCCGACAACGGCTCGGCCGGGGTCGAGGTCGCGCTGAAGATGGCGTTCCAGTGGTTCGCCAACCGCGGCGACGAACCACGGCGCACGAAGTTCGTGGCGCTGGAGAACGGCTACCACGGCGAGACCGTCGGCGCGCTGTCGGTCGGCGACATCCCGCTGTACCGGCGCGTCTATGCACCGCTGCTGATGGAAGCGGTGTTCGCGCCGTCACCGGATGCGTATCTCGCCGCCGAAGGCCGCTCGGCCGCCGACCATGCCGAGGACGCCGCCGACGCGCTGGCACGCATCCTCGATGACCATGCCGGCGAGATCTGCGCGCTGGTGCTGGAGCCGCGGGTGCAGTGCGCCGGCGGCATGCGCATGCACGACCCGGTGTATCTCAAACGCGCGCGCGAGCTGTGCGACGTGCACGGCGTATTCCTGATCGCCGACGAGATCGCGGTGGGCTTCGGCCGCACCGGCACCATGTTCGCCTGCGAACAGGCCGGCGTGATGCCCGACCTGATGTGCCTGTCGAAGGGGCTGACCGGCGGCTTCCTGCCGCTGGCCGCGGTGCTCGCCACACAGGCGATCTACGACGGCTTCCTCGACGACTCGCGCGAGCGCGCCTTCCTGCACTCGCACAGCTATACCGGCAACCCGCTGGCCTGTGCGGCGGCGCTGGCCACGCTCGACATCTTCGACTCCGACGACGTGCTTGCGCGCAACCGCCGGACCGCGGCGCGCATGGCCGAGCTTGCCGCACCTCTGGCGGCACATCCGCACGTGGCCGATGTGCGCCAGGCCGGCATGATCGTCGCCTTCGAACTGAGCGAGGGCGGCCGCAGGAACACACCCTTCGACCCCACCCGCCGTATCGGCCTGCAGGCCTATACGCATGCGCTCGAGCGCGGCGTGCTGCTGCGCCCGCTGGGCGACATCCTCTACTGGATGCCGCCCTACTGCATCGACGACGACCAGCTGGAACTGCTGGCCGACGTCACCCGCTCGGCGATCGAGGCGGCAACGGCGTGAGGCTGCGTAGTTTCATGCCAGGGGTCCACACGATGGCCACGGATCGGGAGCGGATCGACACGCTGCACGGGGAGTGCGCGTGCGACGCCGACCGACGTCCCGTGACCTCCCTCATCCGCGCCCACCCGCGTCCATCCGTGACCAGTCCCCCATGCGACTGACCCGCGCCCACGTCGACCTGCCACTCGCGCCCGGCGCGAGGATCACGCTGCCGGAGACCGCCGCCGCGCATCTGCTCCGCGTGCTGCGCCTGCGCGAGGGCGATGCCTGCGTGCTGTTCAACGGCGATGGCCATGACTACGACGCGCGCATCGTCGCCACCGGCAAGCGTGGCGGCGAGGCGCAGGTGGTCGACCGCCGCGCGGTGGACAACGAGTCGCCGCTGCGGATCACCCTGGTGCAGGGCGTCGCCCGCGGCGAGAAGATGGACCTGATCCTGCAGAAGGCCACCGAGCTCGGCATCGACGCCGTGGTCCCCGTGCAGAGCGACCGCAGCGAGGTGAAGCTCGACGGCGAACGCGCGCAGAAGCGGCTCGCGCACTGGACCAGCGTGGTGGTGGCCGCCTGCGAGCAGAGTGGCCGTGCGCGGGTGCCGGCGGTGGCGGCAGCCGCGCCGCTGTCGGAAGCGCTCCACGTGCTGCCGTCCGGCGGGCTGCGGCTGCTGCTGGATCCGTTCGCCGATGCCAATACGCAGTCGCTGGGCGAGCCTGCGGACCGGCGGATCGTGCTGGCCGTCGGGCCGGAGGGTGGCTGGTCCGCGCGCGACCGCAGCGTGCTGGAAACCGCGGGTTTCAGCGGCATCCGTCTCGGCCCCCGCGTGCTGCGCACCGAGACCGCCGGGCTTGCCGCGATCGCCGCGCTGCAGGCGCGCTTCGGCGATCTCGGCTGAGCCGGGGACTCAGGCGGTGGCGCCCAGCGCCTCGTCGATCAGCGCGGCCATCGCCTCGAGGTCCGGGATCAGCGCCTCGTCCTCGTTCAACCGTACCCGCGCATGCACCGCGGTCGGCAATCCGCCCTCGCCGGCCTCCACCAGCAGGCCGTCGGCGGAGACATTGACCAGGCGCGGGAAGCCCTGGGTCAGCAGTGCGAAGTAGGGAAAGCGGTCGCCGGCGCGCAGGTTCTTGAGCACCGCGACCTTGCTGCCGAGATCGCCATGTTCGCTGTCACTGATGCCCGCGGCGCGCGAGAACGCCACCAGCGGCACTTCCCAGCCGCGCCAGCGGGTGCGCCCGAGCAGCCATGCCGGCGCCCCGTCCACCGGCTCCGGATCGGCATAGGACAGCACTTCGGAGATCGTGGTGTTGGGCAGCAGCAGCCGCGCGCGGTCGATCTGGATCAGCACGCCGCGGATGTCGCGGGGCGTGCCACCGGCTGGAACGTCATTCATTGGAAGCCTCGAGTTCGATGCCGCTTGCCGCAACGCCGGGCGCCCAGCGGTCCACGAGCAGGGCCGCCAGTGCGGCCGGAGCGGCAAGCGCGCCGCCATGTTCGGCCACGCGTGCCGACGCGGCGGCGTCGTAGCAGCCGTCGAGCGACTGCGCCACGACCAGCGAGCCTGCCCAGGCGCCACCCATCGCATGGTCCACCAGCGCCGCGTCCGCGCCGCTGAGGAAGACCACCGCGCTGTCGTTGGCCGGCAATGCATCCGGAAGCTGCATGGCGCCGCCATCGGCCGCGGTGAAGCGCAGCCGCCCACGATCGGCTGCCACGCCCAGCGCCGGCGGCAGGAAGTACACGGTGCCGCGCTCCACCGACGCCCCGTCCTCGGCCAGCGCCACCGGCAGCGTGGTCGCGCGCGCCATCTGCCGCACGAGACGGTCGTAGCGGTCGCCGTCCAGCCGCAGCCTCACCAGCACCGCGCGCGGGAAGTTTTCCGGCAAGGCCGCCAGCAGCTGGCGCACGGGGTCCGGGCCACCGAGCCCGCCTTCGACCAGCACGGCGCCCTGCAGCTCACCGAAGCCGTAGCTGTCGACATCGACCAGCGACAGGCCACCGATGCGGCTGTCGAGATCGACGAGCGCGTCCGCCACCGGCGCTGCGGCCGGCGCGTCGACGGTCGCATCCGGCGCCACCAGCGAAAGCCCACCGGCGTCAGGCATGGATGGCTGCGCCGGGGACTCCGCAGGCGCCACCCCGTCTTCCGCGGTGTCCGGCTGCGCATCCCAGGTGAGATCCACCGGCTCGAGGTAGGTGCGTTCCGCGCCATGGCCGGTGCGCGCACCCCCGAAGCCGCTGTCGTCGTCGAGCACCAGCTCATCGAGGCTCACGTCCTCGAGGGTCAGTTCGCCGAAGCTATTGTCGCGATCACCCGCGTCGGCGGTCTCGAGGGTCACGTCCTCGAGCATCAGGCCATCCTGCGCGACTCCGTCGAGCCCATCCGCAGCGACGACGCCCGGCCCGTCCGCATCCGGCACGACCTCCCCGAGTTCGAGCACATCGGCATCGAGCGAGGCGAGTTCGTCGCGCGGCACGTCGTCGGCATGCGCATGCATCTCATCGGTGACCCGATCCATGTCGCCGCTGGAGACATCGCGATACCCCGGATCGAAGGCCACCGGGGTGTCGTCCAGCGTCAGCGTGGTGTCCTGCCCGGCGCCCGGCGGCAGCACATCGTCGTGACGGTGCAGCTTGGCGGCGAGATGGCGGACCCAGCGCGCCGCGTCCCAGCCGCTGCGCTGGGTCGCCAGTTCGGCCTCCTCGAACACCACCGTGATCGCGGGATCCGCCAGCAGCGGCTGGAACCCGTCGAGCGCGTCCTCCAGCGCCGGCTCCAGCGCGACCACCACCGCCTGCACGCCGAGGCCGGTGACGGCGTCCAGGGTGGTGGCCAGCGGATCGAAGCTGCCGAGCAGGTCCGCGCCGGCATCACGCACGGCGCCCTGCAGGCGTTCGCAGGCCTCGCCCGGCCGCGCCAGGACGATCACGCGGGGCTGGGTTTCAGACACCGACGCGCTCCATCCCGAGCAGCTCGTAGACGTTGCGCATCAGCTCGTTCTCCTGGTAGGGCTTGCCGAGGTAGCGCTCCACGCCGATCTCGAAGGCGCGCTGGCGATGTTTTTCGCCGGTACGCGAGGTGATCATCACGATCGGCACCGAGCGCAGGCGCCCATCGGCCTTCATCTGGGTCGCGAGCTCGTAGCCGTCCATGCGCGGCATCTCGATGTCGAGCAGCATCAGGTCGGGCACGCGCTCGTCGAGGCGCTCCAGCGCGTCGATGCCGTCCTTCGCGGTCACCACCTCGAAGTTGTGGCGTTCCAGCACGCGACCGGTGACCTTGCGCATCGTCACCGAATCGTCGACCACCATCACCAGCGGCACCTGGCGGCGCTCCGGCACCGGCGCCGGCTCGGCCTCGCGCGGCAGCGCGGCCTGGCGGCGCACCAGCGGCGCGACGTCGAGGATCACCCGCACGCTGCCGTCGCCCATGATCGTGGCGCCGAAGATGCCCGGTACCGACGCGACCTGCGGGCCGACCGGCTTCACCACGATCTCGCGGTTGCCGATGATCTGGTCGACCGCAACGGCCGCGCGCAGCTCGCCCGCGCCCACCAGCAGCAGCGGCACCTGCAGCTGGCCCTCCGCGCGCGCGCGCGGCTGGCCGACCAGCTGGCCGAGGTCGTGCAGCGCGTACTCGTGGCCGCCGTAGTTGTACACGGCGCCCGGTGCGGCGAGGTCCTCGCGGCTGATGCGGCCCACGCCGCGCACCGAGGCGATCGGCACCGCGAAGCTGGTCTCGCCGATACGCACGAACACCGACTGGGTGACCGCCAGCGTCTGCGGCAGGCGCAGCGTGAACGTGGTGCCCTCGTGCTTGCGGGTGGCGATCTCGAGGCTGCCGCCGAGCTGGCGGACTTCGCTTGCGACCACGTCCATGCCGACACCGCGGCCGGCCAGGCGGCTGACCTCGTCGGCGGTGGAGAAGCCCGGCTCGAAGATCATCGCGTCGAGCGCGCTGTTGGTCAGCACCGCATCCGGACGCACCAGGCCACGCTGCTCGGCGCGGCGACGGATCGCGCCGCGGTCGAGGCCCCGGCCATCGTCGGCCACCTCGAGCACCACCTCGGAGCCCTCGCGGCGCACCGCGATGCGCACCGTGCCTTCTTCACCCTTGTTCGCCACGCGGCGCTGTTCGGGCGTTTCCAGGCCGTGCGCCACCGCGTTGCGCAGCATGTGTTCCAGCGGCGCGGTCATGCGCTCGAGGACGTTGCGGTCGAGCTCACCCTGGGCGCCGTCGAGCCTCAACTGCACCTGCTTGCCGGTTTCCTGCGCCGCCTGGCGCACCACGCGGCGCAGCCGTGGCACCAGCGAGTCGAACGGCACCATGCGCGTGCGCATGAGGCCTTCCTGCAGCTCGGAGCTGACGCGCGACTGCTGGGTCAGCAGTGTCTCGTACTGGCGGGTGAGGTCGTCGAGCGTGCCCTGCAGGCTGGCCAGGTCGGCGGCGGATTCGCCCAGCGCACGCGACAGCTGCTGCAGGTTGGAGAAGCGGTCGAGTTCCAGCGGATCGAACGCGGCATCGCCGGTGTCGCCCTCGCGCTGGAAGCGCGCGATGATCTGCGCCTCGGTCTCGATGTCGAGACGGCGGAGCTGGTCGCGCAGACGCATGTTGGTCTGCTCCATCTCCCCCATCGCGCCACGGAACGCGCCCAGCTGCTGCTCCAGGCGCGCGCGGTAGATCGCCACTTCGCCCGCGTAGTTGACCAGGCGGTCGAGCAGGTCGGCACGGATGCGCACCTGTTCCTGCGGCGCGCGCGCCTGCGGGTCGTCCTCGAATGCCGGTTCATCGCCGATCGGCGCCGACAGCGGCGCAAGCTCGACCTTCGCTGCCGGCGGCACCGGGGCCCCGCCCACGCTGGTCGTGGCGTCGACGCTGACGCTTTCGCCGCGCGAACGCGCGTCGAATTCCTCGATCAGGCCTTCCGGCAACGCGACTGCACGGCGCTCGCCGATGCGGCTGACCATCGCATGCAGACGGTCGAAGCCACGTTCGAGCAACGGCACGCCATCGCGGCCGAGTTCGCAACGCTGCTCGACCACGGATTCCAGCAGCGACTCCATCGCGTGGCCGAGTTCGCCGATGGCCATGATCCCGGCCATCCGCGCACCGCCCTTGATGGTGTGCAGGTTGCGCTGCAGGCCGACCACCGGCTCGCGCTCGCCCGGCTCCTCGCGCAGGCGCGCGAGCAGCCCATCGGAATGGTCGAGCAGATCGCCGCTTTCCTCGACGAAGATGTCGAGCAGCTCGGCGTCGAGCTCGCGCATGTCGAGTGCCAGGTCCGGGTCGGCCCCGTCGGCATCGGCAGCATTGCTGTTGACGGCTGGCTCATCGGCGTCGGGCGCGATGGCTGGCCCGGCCAATGCCGGCTGATCGGCCGACGCGGGCTGATCGTGCTCGACGTGTCCGGCTTCCGCGCGCGCGGCTTCAGTGCGTTCGGCGTCGGCGCGCCCGCTGTCCACGCGCTCCATCTCGAGGCGCTCGGCTTCGAGGCGATCTGCCTGCACGCGCTCGGCTTCGAGGCGCTGTGCCTCGCGCTCCGCCTCCAGACGCTCGGCCTCCACGCGGTCCGATTCAAGACGCTCGGCCTCGACCCGCTCGACTTCGAGCAGACCGGCTTCAAGGCGCTCGATTTCGAGCCGTTCGGCATCGGTGTGGTCCGCGGCGAGCGACGCCCCGTCGCGCAGCTCCGTGTGTTCGGCTTCGACCTGCCCGGCCTCGCGACGTTCGGCCTCGAGACGGTCGGCTTCGAGGCGCTCAGCCTCGAGACGGTCGGCTTCGAGACGGTCGGCTTCGAGGCGCGCAGCTTCAAGCCGCTCGGCTTCGAGACGTTCCGCTTCAAGACGTTCGGCTTCGAGCCGCTCGGCCTCAAGACGTTCCGCTTCGAGCCGCTCAGCCTCGAGCCGCTCGGCTTCAAGACGCTCAGCTTCGAGCCGCTCGGCTTCAAGACGCTCAGCTTCGAGCCGCTCAGCTTCAAGACGCTCAGCTTCGAGCCGCTCGGCTTCAAGACGCTCAGCTTCGAGACGTTCGGCTTCAAGACGTTCGGCTTCGAGACGCTCGGCTTCGAGACGTTCGGTTTCGAGACGTTCGGTTTCGAGACGTTCGGTTTCGAGACGTTCGGCTTCGAGGCGCTCGGCTTCTAGGCGCCCCGCTTCGAGGCGTTCGGCTTCGAGACGCTGGGCCTCAAGACGTTCCGCTTCAAGGCGCTCAGCCTCGAGGCGCTCGGCTTCCAGACGCTCAGCCTCAAGACCTTCCGACTCAAGACGTTCCGACTCAAGACGTTCCGACTCAGGACGCTCCGCCTCGTGACGTTCCGTCTCGAACCGGTCATCGCTCGCAGGCGTGTGCCCGGCATCCGCTGCGGTGCCGAGGTAATCGGACAGATCCAGCACCGACAGCTCGTCGACGGCCCCGATGTCGAGATCGCTCGCCTCGTCGTCATCGTAGGTGACCGCCATCGGCGGTGGCTCCGGCAGCGCGTCGCGCAGCGAAGCCAGCGTGGCGGCAAGGCCGTCGCAGCGGTAGACATGCGGATGCGGCTCGTGCAGCCCGGCTAGGGTGTCGCGCACCAGCGTCGACAGCGCGCGCATGGCGGCCACGCCCTCCGCGCCGGCCGGGACGCCGGCCGCGTGCAGGCGGCGCGCATAGGCTTCGGCCGGCCACAACGCGGCGGTCACCATCGGCACTTCGGCCATGGCGAACGCGCCGTTCATCGTATGCACGGCGCGCAGCAGGGCGTCATCCACCTGCGGCACGTCACGCCCGGTCCATGCGTCGAGCACGGCCAGGTGGCCGTTGACCTCGGCGTCGAGGATTTCCAGCAGCAGTGCATCCACTGCGGCCGGTACCCGCTCGCCATCATCGTGGACGGACGCGGCGGCTGCCACGACGTCCGGCGTCACCTCGGACGGCACATCGGGGGCGAAACCGGTGCGGTCGTCCGCGCTGGTGGCCGGCATGGCGATGGCGGCATCCGCCTGCCAGTGTTCCTGCGCCGAGGTGACCGCCGGCGGCAGCGTGGCCGGTGCCGGCGGCGTCTCGTCACCTGCGGCGATGCGCTCGGCATCGGCCTGCAGGCGTTCGAGATCGACGCGGATCGCGCCCTGGCCGCGCAGGGCGGCCTGCAACTGCGGCAACGCGTAGAAGGCCTGGTCGACCATCGCCACGACCGCAGGGCTGGCCACGCGGCTGCCGTCGAGCACGCGGTTGAGCAGGGTCTCGACCTTCCAGCTGAATTCGCCGAGCGTGCGCGCACCGACCAGGCGGCCGCTGCCCTTGAGGGTGTGGAACACGCGACGGATCGGCCGCAGGCGCTCCAGGTCGTCGGGCTGCTCGCGCCAGGGCGGCAGCAGGCGGTCGAGGTTGTCGATCTCCTCGGCGAATTCCTCGAGGAACACCTCGCGGATCTCGTCGTCGATATCGTCGTCGGTGGCTTCGAAGCCGCCGTTGCCTGCCGCCTGGACCGGCGCCGGCGTGCTGGCGGCGGGCTGCGTGACCGGCGACGCCGGCGCGGGCGCGTAGCCGCGGTCGAGGAACGCCGCGGTGGCATCCAGCGTGGCCTCGTCAACCGGCGACGCCGATTCCGCAGCTTCCGCCGGGGCGCCGGCGAGGTCCTCGGCCGGCAATGGCCAGTACCCCAGCGTCTCCAGGCTGGCGCGGGCGATGGCGAGGATCTCGCCGCGGTTGGGCCGCTGCTCGCGCAACGCCTCGAGGTAGTACTCCAGGCTCGCGAGCGCGTCGGCGAAGGTGTCGAGCTGGCGGCCGTTGGGCACCCGGCGCCGGCCCAGCAATTCGGTCTCGATGTAGCGGCGGATGCCGGTGATGTAGTCCACCGGCTCCGCAAGTTCGAGCATCTGCAGCGCGCCGGCGACTTCCTGCAGCAGGCGCGGCACGTCGACCAGCTCGCCATGCTCCCAGCTGGTCTCGACGAAGGCGACAAAGGCCTGGCGGGCATCGGCGAAGTTCGCCACCGCTTCGCGCACCACCACTTCCAGCACCTTGCGCGACTCGCTGGCGAGCGCATCGGTGTCGTCGGAATCGCGGGTACCCAGGCGCGCCACCTGGTCGTCCAGCGAGGCATCGACGTAGAGCAGCGAGCCGGCGATATCGAGCAGCACGTCCTCGTCGGCGGCACGGTCGCCGCGCACGATCGCGGCCATCGCCTCGCGCTGCTGCTGCACCACGCCGCGGGCGACACCAAGGCCGAGCATGCCGAGCGTGTCGGCGACCTGGCCCAGCGCCTCGACCTGCGGCGCCAGCAGCGCGAGATCGGTTGCCTGCGTGCGCAGGTGCAGGTCGAGCGCATCCTTGACCCGCAGCAGGTCCTCCTTGACCGCGCCGGCGACGGTGTCGAGCAGCGCACGGTTGCGGCCACTCAGGCTGCCGCGCGCATGTTCCACCTCGGCCGCGGTGGCCTCGCCGCCGTCGAGGCGGAACGCGTCGCGCAGCTCGCGCAACGTCGTGTGGTCACCGGGCGCGGCCGAGACCAGGTACAGCAGCTGGCGCGTCGGTTCGAGCGCGGTTTCCGCGCCCGGCACGCCAAAGCCGTCGTCCTGGAACTGGCGGCGGATCTCCCGCACCACGCCGACGAAGCCGTGGCGCAGGGCCGGCGTCGGTGCCAGCGCGCCGGCGTCGAGCGCCTCGAGCACGCGCGCGGCCACCCACAGCATGCGGCGCACCGGCTCTTCGGCACTCAGCGGCAGCAGCGCATCGATCGCAGCGGCGAAACCACGCGGATCAGCGGGCGCCCCGTCTTCGGGCCATGCGGCGAGGTGTGCGATGACGTCGGTGGCCTGCGTCCCCGCGCTGCCCTTGCGCTCGGCCTCGGTGACGCTGGCCACCGCCGGCAGCTCCACCGCAAGCGGCGCCTGCAGGTCCGGTGCGAACAGCACGCTCTCGTTGAGCCCTGACGCACCACGTGCCGCGCGCAGCTCGTTGAGCAGCGGCAGCAGCACGATCGGGATGTCCTTGTGCCCGCCCTGCAGGCGCTCGAGATAGTCGGGCAGCAACACCACCGCACGCATCAGCGTCGCGCAGGCAGTGTCGCGGTCACCGGTGGCATCGCGGGCGAGCGCCTCGGCCAGCGCCTCCATCTCCTCGGCGACCATCGCCGGGGCGTACAGCTCGACCATGCGCAGGGTGCCCTGCACCTGGTGCAGGTAGCTCGCGCAGAAGCGCATATGGCTGGTATCGGACACGTCCTCGACGAACGCCTCGATCTCGAGCCGCGCCTGGCGCAGGGTCTCGTCGAGTTCCGGCTTGACCCAGCCCAGCGTGGTGTAGTCGATGGCATCGCGGAAGGCGGTGGTCATCGCGTACCTCCACGGGTGCGCGCGCCGGTATCGGCGGCGCGATCCGCGAGCGGGTGGCCGGCCACGCGGAGGCCGCCGGGAAGGCCGGCCCCGGCGCACACCGATGCCGTCGTTTTCACCACCATGCTCATTTCAACCCCGCG from Luteimonas sp. YGD11-2 includes the following:
- the bioA gene encoding adenosylmethionine--8-amino-7-oxononanoate transaminase, whose amino-acid sequence is MSTKHHDPAILAEADAWRSRDLAVLWHPCTQMREHPDTLPLLPVARGDGAWLVGPDGRRTLDAVSSWWVNLFGHAEPRIAGAIARQAHTLEQVILAGCSHMPAVELAERLLALAPRQAGRAPLSKVFYADNGSAGVEVALKMAFQWFANRGDEPRRTKFVALENGYHGETVGALSVGDIPLYRRVYAPLLMEAVFAPSPDAYLAAEGRSAADHAEDAADALARILDDHAGEICALVLEPRVQCAGGMRMHDPVYLKRARELCDVHGVFLIADEIAVGFGRTGTMFACEQAGVMPDLMCLSKGLTGGFLPLAAVLATQAIYDGFLDDSRERAFLHSHSYTGNPLACAAALATLDIFDSDDVLARNRRTAARMAELAAPLAAHPHVADVRQAGMIVAFELSEGGRRNTPFDPTRRIGLQAYTHALERGVLLRPLGDILYWMPPYCIDDDQLELLADVTRSAIEAATA
- the mazG gene encoding nucleoside triphosphate pyrophosphohydrolase, whose amino-acid sequence is MARLRDPGSGCPWDLAQDFASIAPYTIEEAYEVADAIARADMPALRDELGDLLLQVVFHARMAEEAGDFAFADVVGAICDKMVRRHPHVFGDADRDDADAVARSWEAIKREERAGRGEHDDSALAGISGGLPEWVRASKLQQRAARTGFDWPGPAPVIAKLREELDEVEAEFAAVAADDHDPAAQARLEAELGDVLFVAANLARHARVDVGRALRGANLKFERRFRAMEAIAAGEGRPLEQRTLDERESLWARVKAGETPGT
- the cysQ gene encoding 3'(2'),5'-bisphosphate nucleotidase CysQ → MHVDETLREGVIAIAHEAAAAILAVYAGAFEVEHKADASPVTAADLAAHHRIVDGLRALTPDVPVLSEECADQVSTAQRHGWSRYWLVDPLDGTREFVKRNGEFTVNIALIEHGVATFGVIQQPVTGALWFGAPGHGAWLREGRSERAIEVRRPALAPLRVAASRSHRDGRTSALMARIGRTEAIGLGSSLKFCRLAEGRMDVYPRFGPTSEWDTAAGQAILEGAGGLVVDPQGRPFRYNQRDTLLNGDFIALGDPDLPWRAWLDG
- a CDS encoding 16S rRNA (uracil(1498)-N(3))-methyltransferase, giving the protein MRLTRAHVDLPLAPGARITLPETAAAHLLRVLRLREGDACVLFNGDGHDYDARIVATGKRGGEAQVVDRRAVDNESPLRITLVQGVARGEKMDLILQKATELGIDAVVPVQSDRSEVKLDGERAQKRLAHWTSVVVAACEQSGRARVPAVAAAAPLSEALHVLPSGGLRLLLDPFADANTQSLGEPADRRIVLAVGPEGGWSARDRSVLETAGFSGIRLGPRVLRTETAGLAAIAALQARFGDLG
- a CDS encoding DUF962 domain-containing protein, with the translated sequence MSRFASFREFYPFYLGEHAHPVSRRLHFIGSCGVLVLLATAAWQRNAWWLLAALVCGYGFAWVGHFFFEKNRPATFRHPLYSFLGDWVMFKDILIGRIRF
- a CDS encoding chemotaxis protein CheW; translated protein: MNDVPAGGTPRDIRGVLIQIDRARLLLPNTTISEVLSYADPEPVDGAPAWLLGRTRWRGWEVPLVAFSRAAGISDSEHGDLGSKVAVLKNLRAGDRFPYFALLTQGFPRLVNVSADGLLVEAGEGGLPTAVHARVRLNEDEALIPDLEAMAALIDEALGATA
- the nudE gene encoding ADP compounds hydrolase NudE is translated as MTRRLPVIHDITEHDAGPYRLERLDLEFSNGERRHYERLHGRGHGAVAVVPMLDDDTVLLVREYAAGLHRYELGLVKGRIDAGETPLQAADRELKEEAGYGARRLEVLRTLTLAPTYMSHQTHVVLARDLYPERLPGDEPEELDVVPWKLDALAELVVRDDCSEGRSIAALFIAREHLRRHARG